One Fibrobacter sp. UBA4297 DNA window includes the following coding sequences:
- the murA gene encoding UDP-N-acetylglucosamine 1-carboxyvinyltransferase encodes MDQFIVPQVKAPVNGEVEISGAKNAVLAVMAAALLADGVSEITNVPHLKDMKTMSDVLRVIGCHINGGSHVLRIDTRGVDHLEAPYELVKTMRASFYVLGPLVARFGRCRVSLPGGCAWGPRPVDLHLKGLEALGAKITVTHGYVEATCEGRLPGGNFNFPISSVGATVNVLMAATLAKGVSVLQNAALEPEIDNLIDFLTSMGAKIQGRGTRTLTVQGVESLRPGTGVTIPDRIEAGTFLCAAAITRGRVKVTRIIPEHIASTLDAFREIGCKVNVGADWAEVDARQQELKPMSLVTLPFPGFPTDMQAPFMATLLSIPGNSLVQDTVYNDRFKHVAELERLGASIQLNGNTATIKGGLPLEGADIMGSDLRASAALVLAGLIAEGETTISRIYHLDRGYEDFEAKMAKIGATVKRFNPDARDE; translated from the coding sequence ATGGATCAGTTTATCGTTCCGCAAGTCAAAGCACCGGTCAATGGTGAAGTTGAAATTTCTGGTGCCAAAAACGCCGTGCTTGCCGTGATGGCAGCGGCCCTCCTCGCCGATGGCGTTTCTGAAATCACAAATGTTCCGCACCTAAAAGACATGAAGACCATGTCCGATGTGCTCCGCGTGATCGGTTGCCACATCAATGGCGGAAGTCACGTCTTGAGAATCGACACCCGCGGTGTAGACCATCTCGAAGCACCGTACGAACTTGTGAAGACCATGCGCGCAAGCTTCTACGTGCTCGGCCCTCTCGTTGCCAGATTCGGACGTTGCCGCGTCTCGCTCCCCGGCGGATGCGCCTGGGGCCCGCGCCCTGTGGACCTTCACCTCAAGGGTCTCGAAGCGCTCGGTGCAAAGATTACCGTCACGCACGGTTACGTCGAAGCCACTTGTGAAGGCCGCCTCCCTGGTGGTAACTTCAACTTCCCGATTTCTAGCGTCGGTGCAACGGTCAACGTCTTGATGGCAGCTACACTTGCCAAGGGCGTAAGCGTCTTGCAGAACGCCGCCCTCGAACCTGAAATTGACAACCTCATCGACTTCCTCACGAGCATGGGCGCAAAGATTCAGGGTCGTGGCACACGCACCCTCACCGTCCAGGGCGTCGAATCGCTCCGCCCGGGCACAGGCGTCACCATCCCGGACCGCATTGAAGCAGGCACATTCCTCTGCGCAGCAGCCATCACGCGCGGCCGCGTGAAAGTCACTCGCATCATTCCTGAACACATCGCCTCTACGCTCGACGCTTTCCGCGAAATCGGCTGCAAGGTGAACGTCGGTGCCGACTGGGCCGAAGTTGACGCCCGCCAGCAGGAACTCAAGCCGATGAGCCTTGTGACGCTCCCATTCCCGGGATTCCCGACCGATATGCAGGCTCCGTTCATGGCAACGCTCCTCTCCATTCCAGGGAACAGCCTCGTGCAAGACACGGTTTATAACGACCGCTTTAAACATGTCGCCGAACTTGAACGCTTGGGAGCCTCCATCCAGCTGAACGGCAACACGGCTACCATCAAGGGCGGCCTCCCGCTCGAAGGTGCCGACATCATGGGTTCCGACCTCCGCGCAAGCGCAGCCCTCGTTCTCGCAGGCCTCATTGCCGAAGGCGAAACGACCATCAGCCGTATTTACCATCTCGACCGCGGCTACGAAGATTTCGAAGCCAAGATGGCAAAGATTGGTGCGACCGTCAAGCGATTCAACCCGGACGCCCGCGACGAATAA
- a CDS encoding RDD family protein, translated as MKWFYIDTSITDGDRRQGPYSIDEIRDFVNEGKIKDETLVWHSGETNWKAWKDFPEASEPPEPTEEELLKQTIETLLQGRMQRKRFAGFFVRANAFIIDNLILSVVGAIFLYVMSLAGMVDLSAASEIANQYIESPTSTDLVSKALDLPGMSTFFTIWSIVQAIYFIVFHAVWGATPGKKLMRIHVEMANGEKLSWAFSIFRFVASIVTQATLIFYGLGYLIVLIDPQKRALHDFIAQTRVVHNAIEPKEKKEV; from the coding sequence ATGAAATGGTTTTATATCGATACATCAATCACCGACGGGGATAGGCGTCAAGGTCCTTATTCTATCGATGAAATTAGAGATTTTGTCAACGAAGGCAAAATAAAAGACGAAACTTTAGTCTGGCACTCAGGCGAAACGAATTGGAAAGCATGGAAAGATTTCCCTGAAGCAAGCGAACCCCCGGAGCCGACCGAAGAAGAACTCCTCAAGCAGACGATTGAAACGTTATTGCAAGGCAGAATGCAGCGCAAGCGATTTGCAGGATTTTTTGTACGCGCGAACGCCTTTATTATAGACAACTTAATTCTTTCTGTAGTCGGTGCAATTTTCCTTTACGTCATGAGTTTGGCCGGTATGGTGGACTTAAGTGCCGCCTCCGAAATCGCAAATCAGTACATCGAAAGCCCCACCTCCACGGACCTTGTTTCCAAAGCTCTCGATCTCCCCGGAATGTCTACATTCTTTACGATTTGGAGCATTGTACAGGCAATTTACTTTATCGTATTCCACGCCGTTTGGGGCGCCACGCCGGGTAAAAAGCTCATGCGCATTCATGTCGAAATGGCAAATGGCGAAAAGCTTTCGTGGGCATTCTCGATTTTCCGCTTTGTGGCAAGTATCGTCACGCAAGCGACACTCATTTTTTATGGTCTGGGTTACCTTATTGTCCTTATCGATCCGCAAAAGAGAGCGCTACACGACTTTATCGCACAGACTCGTGTCGTTCATAATGCCATCGAACCAAAAGAAAAGAAAGAGGTTTAA
- the rapA gene encoding RNA polymerase-associated protein RapA: MMMFKIGQRYVSQAEPTLGLGIVSEVQGRTVKILFPSIGQARIYRTDEAPIERFVLQVGETVKSEKGVSFVVDSVREDAGIMVYVGRNGKEMKESELSSKISTARPAVLFKALADDEVCSSRDFLRHEDAMEMYYKWMSSPVRGMIGPRVSMIPHQYYLCYRACSSSTLPRLMLSDEVGLGKTIEAGMIWHALKSRGRIQRTLVIVPETLKHQWMIEMKRRFNQLFTLVDEGYIRGLFVGVAKDETKPNPFMQSNDIIVSIDFLMAQPALIEDLLKTNWDMTIIDEAHHLVCEDGFTSHEYMLANRVIGRSKGVLLLTGTPLQLHPESQFNRLKMLDPVRFADYNDFIKDQEAYLKLVRDLNKLPTDPNHHMSWDDLYECVPKNSQIRPWLEQENSKSMTAGEWMRRIVDGMGTGSVVFRNTRKGVGGFPKRVLDEIPLEPNPAYREMVDVAADRDLEASTDIQENGLLCTRFSDAWAMDERFVWLKGFLKEYKNEKVLLICESIQVVQALETLLLEFLGEGAFVMFHEDMSIMARDKAAANFSKPDGANLLIASEIGSEGRNFQFSHHLVLFDLPLDAALVEQRIGRLDRIGQDKDIIIHVPYVKGSGQEVMFRWYNEGLNSFGAPLMSGGELFLKYTESLIEALATPRASLENFVKNVIPQVKKDCEQMRKHIENGRDRLLEFNSRNPEKAKEITDEIRELDAEPELKNLVFDSLMNRGLDVEKSSVQDCFLITMGPQVEAGSVPGMPDLAMAATTAGGGRVNSQTDLCGEGGGDSDGDGRVSGGTCMTVTFDRDVAMTHDDIEFISLDHPLAQGVFDYETSFGRGTVSCAIWPNSGLRGLMMQYNFAVELPVSEEWGCADIAGPKYFKVLVNAKGENMSEHFDALSNAALKDVGVPQGNAAVDMTLRYFAKDGLAKARLIVSEQAKKYAEEAANAVEARSEQEYQRMNHLLSMRGKAGTSEALKQLRKNVQERKKIVANPQLRLDAIRLVVCK, encoded by the coding sequence ATGATGATGTTTAAAATTGGTCAGCGCTACGTTAGCCAAGCCGAACCTACCCTGGGGCTTGGTATTGTATCTGAAGTTCAGGGCCGTACTGTTAAAATTTTGTTCCCGTCTATCGGTCAAGCTCGTATTTACAGGACCGATGAAGCTCCGATTGAACGTTTTGTTTTGCAAGTGGGTGAAACCGTCAAGAGCGAAAAGGGCGTCTCCTTTGTGGTAGACTCCGTTCGCGAAGATGCGGGTATCATGGTTTATGTCGGGCGAAATGGCAAAGAGATGAAGGAATCCGAGCTGAGCTCGAAGATTTCGACCGCTCGACCGGCAGTGCTGTTTAAGGCCTTGGCCGATGACGAAGTTTGCTCGTCACGTGATTTTTTGCGTCATGAAGATGCGATGGAAATGTATTATAAGTGGATGTCTTCGCCGGTTCGCGGCATGATTGGCCCGCGTGTGAGCATGATCCCGCACCAGTATTACCTTTGCTACCGCGCATGCTCTAGCTCTACGCTCCCGAGGCTTATGCTTTCGGACGAAGTGGGTTTGGGCAAGACTATTGAAGCGGGCATGATTTGGCATGCGCTCAAGTCGAGAGGCCGCATCCAGCGTACGCTCGTGATTGTCCCGGAAACGCTGAAGCACCAGTGGATGATTGAAATGAAGCGCCGTTTCAACCAGCTTTTTACGCTGGTGGACGAAGGCTACATCCGTGGCTTGTTTGTGGGTGTCGCAAAAGATGAAACGAAGCCCAATCCGTTCATGCAGAGTAACGACATCATTGTGTCCATCGACTTTTTGATGGCACAGCCTGCATTGATCGAAGACCTTTTGAAGACGAACTGGGATATGACCATCATTGATGAAGCCCACCATCTGGTGTGCGAGGATGGTTTTACGAGCCACGAGTACATGCTTGCAAATAGGGTGATTGGTCGCTCTAAGGGTGTTTTGCTTTTGACCGGTACGCCCTTGCAGCTCCATCCGGAATCGCAGTTCAACCGTCTCAAGATGCTCGACCCGGTGCGCTTTGCAGACTATAACGATTTTATCAAGGACCAGGAAGCTTACCTCAAGCTTGTGCGAGATTTAAATAAGCTCCCGACCGACCCGAACCACCACATGAGCTGGGACGACTTGTACGAATGTGTCCCGAAGAACTCGCAGATCCGTCCGTGGCTGGAACAGGAAAATTCAAAATCCATGACCGCAGGCGAATGGATGCGCCGCATTGTCGATGGCATGGGTACGGGTTCTGTGGTGTTCCGCAATACGCGTAAGGGCGTGGGCGGATTCCCGAAGCGTGTGCTCGATGAAATCCCGCTTGAACCGAATCCGGCTTACCGTGAAATGGTGGATGTCGCTGCCGACCGCGACTTGGAAGCATCGACCGACATTCAGGAAAATGGCCTCCTCTGCACGAGGTTCTCCGACGCATGGGCGATGGACGAACGCTTTGTGTGGCTTAAGGGGTTCCTCAAGGAATACAAGAACGAAAAGGTTTTGCTGATTTGCGAATCCATTCAGGTCGTGCAGGCGCTTGAAACTTTGCTCCTCGAATTCTTGGGCGAAGGTGCGTTTGTGATGTTCCACGAAGATATGAGCATCATGGCTCGTGACAAGGCTGCGGCAAACTTCAGCAAGCCCGATGGTGCAAACTTGCTCATCGCTTCTGAAATTGGTTCTGAAGGCCGTAACTTCCAGTTCTCGCATCACTTGGTCTTGTTCGACTTGCCTCTTGATGCAGCTCTCGTGGAACAGCGTATTGGTCGTTTGGACCGCATTGGTCAGGACAAGGACATTATCATCCACGTGCCGTACGTGAAGGGCTCGGGCCAGGAAGTGATGTTCCGCTGGTACAACGAAGGTTTGAATTCGTTTGGCGCTCCGCTCATGAGCGGTGGTGAACTCTTCCTCAAGTACACGGAATCACTGATTGAAGCTTTGGCAACGCCGCGCGCTAGCCTTGAAAACTTTGTGAAGAACGTCATCCCGCAGGTCAAGAAAGACTGCGAACAGATGCGTAAGCATATCGAAAACGGTCGTGACCGCTTGCTGGAATTTAACTCCCGCAATCCTGAAAAGGCAAAGGAAATCACGGACGAAATTCGTGAACTTGATGCGGAACCGGAACTCAAGAATCTCGTGTTTGATTCTTTGATGAATCGCGGACTCGATGTGGAAAAGAGCTCTGTGCAGGATTGCTTCCTCATCACGATGGGACCGCAGGTTGAAGCGGGCTCTGTGCCGGGCATGCCTGATTTGGCAATGGCCGCTACTACTGCTGGCGGTGGTCGCGTGAATAGTCAGACGGATTTGTGTGGCGAAGGCGGTGGAGATTCCGATGGCGACGGTCGCGTGAGTGGTGGCACTTGCATGACGGTCACGTTCGATCGCGATGTTGCCATGACGCATGACGATATCGAATTTATCAGCTTGGACCATCCGCTCGCTCAGGGCGTGTTCGATTACGAAACGAGCTTTGGCCGTGGAACGGTTTCTTGCGCGATTTGGCCGAACTCCGGTTTGCGCGGACTCATGATGCAGTACAACTTTGCTGTGGAACTCCCAGTGTCCGAAGAATGGGGCTGCGCCGATATCGCTGGGCCGAAGTATTTCAAGGTGCTCGTGAATGCGAAGGGCGAAAACATGTCTGAACATTTCGATGCGCTTTCGAATGCGGCGCTCAAGGATGTGGGCGTTCCGCAGGGCAATGCGGCTGTCGATATGACGCTTCGTTACTTTGCTAAGGATGGCCTTGCGAAGGCTCGCTTGATTGTTTCTGAACAGGCGAAGAAGTATGCCGAAGAAGCGGCAAATGCCGTGGAAGCCCGTTCGGAACAGGAATACCAGCGCATGAATCATTTGCTCTCGATGCGTGGCAAGGCGGGTACGAGCGAAGCTTTGAAGCAGCTCCGCAAGAATGTACAGGAACGCAAGAAGATTGTGGCTAACCCGCAACTCCGCCTCGATGCCATTCGCTTGGTGGTGTGTAAGTAG
- the proB gene encoding glutamate 5-kinase, translating to MSELRKNILDEARRVVVKIGSRILVDSERGGVRTRYIQKLADSVARLMDAGKEVVIVTSGAVGTGMAELGYKQKPTVLAEKQACAAVGQIDLMYAYREMFRWVQLSVGQILLSAEDFRDRARYKNLQNTIKAMLAKKIVPIINENDSLAVAEIKVGDNDKLSSDVALFLDADLLLIFTDEDGLFDDNPKKNPNARLLNFVPEITPAILALAGKPGEAGSAVSTGGMRSKLEAIRNVTKSGANAFLANGMKVLPHQVFFENANGTLFAGSKKKLNSRQRWLSFITTPRGSVIVDEGGVKALRENHSSLLPVGVVAVQKHFDKGDLIEVQDEKKNPVARGVAGFDSETLKLVLRKKTAQVHEILGKNVPDELIHKNDLVVF from the coding sequence ATGAGTGAATTAAGAAAGAACATTTTAGATGAAGCTCGCCGCGTGGTGGTGAAGATTGGTTCTCGCATTCTCGTGGATTCCGAGCGTGGTGGCGTTCGTACGCGTTACATCCAGAAGCTCGCAGATTCCGTGGCTCGTTTGATGGATGCAGGCAAGGAAGTCGTCATTGTCACGAGTGGTGCTGTGGGCACTGGCATGGCAGAACTTGGCTACAAGCAGAAGCCGACTGTGCTTGCCGAAAAGCAGGCTTGCGCTGCCGTGGGTCAGATTGACCTTATGTACGCTTATCGCGAAATGTTCCGCTGGGTGCAACTCTCCGTCGGTCAGATTCTCTTGTCTGCAGAAGACTTCCGTGACCGTGCACGTTACAAGAATTTGCAAAACACCATCAAGGCCATGCTTGCCAAAAAGATTGTTCCGATTATTAACGAGAACGACTCTTTGGCCGTTGCTGAAATCAAGGTGGGCGATAACGACAAGCTCTCAAGCGATGTGGCGCTGTTCCTTGATGCTGACTTGCTCCTCATCTTTACGGATGAAGATGGCTTGTTCGATGACAATCCGAAGAAGAATCCGAACGCTCGCTTGTTGAACTTTGTTCCTGAAATCACGCCTGCGATTTTGGCACTTGCCGGAAAGCCCGGTGAGGCTGGTTCCGCTGTCAGTACTGGCGGCATGCGGAGCAAGCTCGAAGCCATTCGCAATGTGACGAAGAGTGGCGCGAATGCATTCCTCGCAAACGGTATGAAGGTCCTCCCGCATCAGGTGTTCTTTGAAAACGCAAATGGTACTTTGTTCGCAGGTTCCAAGAAAAAGCTTAATAGCCGTCAGCGCTGGTTGAGCTTTATCACAACGCCGCGTGGAAGCGTGATTGTCGATGAAGGCGGCGTGAAGGCTTTGCGTGAAAATCATTCGAGCTTGTTGCCGGTGGGTGTTGTTGCCGTACAGAAGCATTTTGACAAGGGCGACTTGATTGAAGTCCAGGATGAAAAGAAGAATCCTGTGGCTCGCGGTGTCGCTGGTTTTGATAGCGAAACGCTCAAGCTTGTGCTCCGTAAGAAGACTGCCCAGGTGCATGAAATCTTGGGCAAGAACGTTCCTGATGAACTTATCCACAAGAACGACTTGGTTGTATTCTAA
- the scpB gene encoding SMC-Scp complex subunit ScpB, with translation MAEDQNVEELAEESAELPKVESREDLARIIQALVFASPDVVTLKKLREILGDFLDARSVADALITANDSLNKIQSPFEIVEQAGGYRFRTRAKYYPWVRKLFPEANARRLSQAALETLAVIAYQQPITKAAIEQVRGVSSADGPIRNLLDKGFITLGARAETVGNPYTYVTTQEFLKYFGINRIPEDLPRLREFSELLEAGALVPQYAKPENAPEEPTPLEESTDQIELSMGDA, from the coding sequence ATGGCTGAAGATCAGAATGTCGAAGAACTGGCCGAAGAATCGGCGGAACTCCCGAAAGTTGAAAGTAGGGAAGACCTGGCTCGCATTATACAGGCGCTTGTGTTTGCGTCTCCGGATGTCGTGACGCTCAAGAAGCTTCGCGAAATTCTCGGCGACTTCTTGGATGCTCGTTCTGTGGCGGATGCGCTCATTACCGCGAACGATTCTTTGAACAAGATTCAGTCTCCGTTTGAAATTGTGGAACAGGCGGGCGGTTACCGCTTTAGAACACGTGCAAAGTATTATCCGTGGGTGCGCAAGCTCTTCCCGGAAGCAAATGCAAGGCGCCTTTCGCAGGCGGCTCTTGAAACGCTTGCCGTGATTGCTTACCAGCAGCCGATTACCAAGGCCGCGATTGAACAGGTGCGTGGCGTTTCGTCTGCGGATGGTCCGATCCGTAACTTGCTTGACAAAGGCTTTATTACTTTGGGCGCAAGAGCTGAAACGGTCGGTAACCCCTATACTTACGTGACTACGCAGGAATTTTTGAAATACTTTGGTATCAATCGCATTCCTGAAGATTTGCCGCGTTTGCGTGAATTCAGTGAACTTTTGGAAGCGGGCGCTTTGGTGCCGCAATATGCAAAGCCGGAAAATGCTCCGGAAGAACCGACTCCGCTCGAAGAATCGACTGACCAGATTGAATTGTCTATGGGAGATGCTTAA
- the mutS gene encoding DNA mismatch repair protein MutS, with amino-acid sequence MAVTPLMQQYYEIKKENPGCILFFRMGDFFELFEDDAVIASKILGLTLTSRNNGASGATPLCGFPHHAAERYVPKMVAAGYRIAICEQVEDPKLAKGIVKRDIVEIISAGTAMNEENLNAKEANYLCAYVPATSDDGKGGNGDVAAFAIADVTTGYLATCRSSVQAFECEFSRRMPKEIVIPEGTTIPAAIMDLIKAENVLVTELPAILFAEDQAKDVLFTHFKVEALDGLGLDGRVFETSVTGALLQYLINQKKSELSHFTTLEILNLDDYMTLDPSTLRNLELVRPLNADDYSSTLCSVLDFTVTAMGGRTLKDWVSHPLIAVDRIREREEAVGELVQNPVALDELKESLTSILDMERLMGRVGSGRANARDLAGMGRSLSQASKVADVLEGLHAPLFEGLRETLNAAKGRGEDLLKYFNDDLPMTVREGGMIRPGASAELDAMNEDIKERREWIASLEGRERERLGIPSLKVGYNRVFGYYIEITKAQMAKATQPIPDEYIRKQTTVNGERYITPEMKECESVISNAEVNIHALEYKIFCELRERVNSWRAELQGIADAIARVDSLYSFARAARKYNYVCPEVFEGTGIEIRGGFHPVIVAVNPDLNFIPNDVTLSPDGTRLMLITGPNMAGKSTYLRQTGLIVLMAQIGCFVPAESARIGVVDRIFTRVGASDRLSRGLSTFMVEMIETANILRNATPHSLVLLDEIGRGTSTFDGLSIAWAIVETLHSEPARMALTLFATHYHELTGLVDSLEHAGNFQVAVQEKGDKLTFLHKILEGACDSSYGIHVAEMAGLPPNVVRRARKILLRLEKQKIDPSDEAQNKKIKAQPQMDLFAPPDENTLLLKDEIRRLKPEEMTPMQALQRLMDLKENYGK; translated from the coding sequence ATGGCCGTTACTCCGTTGATGCAGCAATATTACGAAATCAAGAAAGAAAATCCTGGCTGCATTTTGTTTTTCCGCATGGGCGACTTCTTTGAACTTTTTGAAGATGACGCTGTAATCGCCTCGAAAATTTTAGGTTTAACGCTCACGAGCCGCAATAACGGCGCTTCCGGTGCAACGCCTTTGTGCGGGTTCCCGCACCACGCTGCTGAACGCTATGTGCCCAAGATGGTGGCGGCTGGCTACCGTATCGCCATTTGCGAACAAGTCGAAGACCCGAAACTTGCAAAGGGCATTGTCAAGCGCGACATTGTTGAAATCATCAGCGCTGGCACGGCGATGAACGAAGAAAACCTCAATGCGAAAGAGGCAAACTACCTTTGCGCTTATGTGCCTGCGACAAGCGATGATGGCAAGGGCGGAAACGGGGACGTAGCTGCTTTTGCGATTGCCGATGTGACAACGGGTTACTTGGCCACGTGCCGTAGCAGTGTGCAGGCTTTCGAATGCGAATTCAGCCGCCGCATGCCCAAGGAAATCGTGATTCCCGAAGGAACGACAATCCCTGCTGCCATTATGGACTTGATCAAGGCCGAAAACGTTCTGGTCACGGAACTTCCTGCTATTTTGTTTGCAGAAGACCAAGCGAAGGATGTGCTCTTTACGCACTTCAAGGTCGAAGCGCTTGATGGCCTTGGCTTGGATGGTCGCGTTTTTGAAACGTCAGTGACGGGTGCGTTGCTCCAGTATTTGATTAACCAGAAAAAGTCCGAATTGTCGCACTTTACGACGCTCGAAATTTTGAATCTGGACGATTACATGACGCTCGACCCGAGCACGCTCCGCAATTTGGAACTCGTGCGTCCGCTGAATGCTGACGATTATTCCAGCACGCTTTGCTCGGTGCTCGATTTTACGGTGACGGCGATGGGGGGGCGTACGCTCAAGGACTGGGTGAGCCATCCGTTGATTGCTGTGGACCGCATCCGCGAACGCGAAGAAGCGGTGGGCGAACTTGTCCAGAATCCTGTGGCGCTTGACGAACTCAAGGAATCGCTCACGTCGATTCTCGATATGGAGCGCTTGATGGGCCGTGTGGGTTCCGGTCGTGCAAATGCGCGTGACCTCGCGGGAATGGGACGTTCTCTTTCGCAGGCATCAAAGGTCGCTGACGTTTTGGAAGGCTTGCATGCGCCGCTTTTTGAAGGTCTACGCGAAACGTTGAATGCAGCAAAGGGCCGTGGCGAAGACTTGCTCAAGTACTTCAATGATGACTTGCCGATGACCGTGCGCGAAGGCGGTATGATTCGCCCGGGGGCAAGTGCTGAACTTGATGCGATGAACGAAGACATCAAGGAACGCCGCGAATGGATTGCTTCCTTGGAAGGTCGCGAACGCGAACGCCTTGGAATCCCGTCATTGAAAGTCGGTTACAACCGCGTGTTCGGTTATTACATCGAAATCACGAAGGCGCAGATGGCAAAGGCCACGCAGCCGATTCCGGATGAGTATATCCGCAAGCAGACAACGGTGAATGGCGAACGCTATATCACGCCGGAAATGAAGGAATGCGAATCCGTCATCAGCAACGCCGAAGTCAACATCCATGCGTTGGAATACAAGATTTTCTGCGAACTTCGCGAACGCGTGAACAGCTGGCGCGCCGAACTCCAGGGCATTGCCGATGCAATTGCTCGAGTCGATAGTTTGTATAGCTTTGCCCGTGCGGCCCGCAAGTACAATTACGTTTGCCCGGAAGTTTTTGAAGGGACGGGTATTGAAATTCGCGGCGGTTTCCATCCGGTGATTGTCGCGGTGAACCCTGATTTGAACTTTATCCCGAACGACGTGACGCTCTCGCCGGATGGTACGCGACTGATGCTCATTACAGGCCCGAACATGGCCGGTAAATCGACGTACTTGCGCCAGACTGGGCTTATTGTGCTCATGGCGCAGATTGGCTGCTTTGTGCCTGCCGAAAGTGCTCGCATTGGCGTAGTGGACCGCATCTTTACGCGTGTGGGCGCGAGTGACCGCTTGAGCCGTGGCCTCAGTACGTTCATGGTCGAAATGATTGAAACGGCGAACATCCTCCGCAATGCGACGCCGCATAGCCTTGTGCTGCTCGATGAAATCGGTCGCGGTACGAGCACGTTTGACGGCCTCTCGATTGCGTGGGCAATTGTCGAGACGCTCCACAGCGAGCCCGCTCGCATGGCGCTTACGCTGTTTGCAACGCACTATCACGAATTGACGGGGCTTGTGGATTCGCTGGAGCATGCCGGAAACTTCCAGGTCGCCGTGCAGGAAAAGGGCGACAAGCTCACGTTCTTGCACAAGATTCTCGAAGGCGCTTGCGATTCGAGCTATGGCATTCACGTGGCTGAGATGGCGGGGCTCCCACCTAACGTGGTGCGCCGAGCTCGCAAGATTTTGCTCCGTTTGGAAAAGCAGAAGATTGACCCGAGCGACGAGGCGCAAAACAAGAAAATCAAGGCGCAGCCGCAGATGGACTTGTTTGCACCGCCAGACGAAAACACGCTCTTGCTCAAGGATGAAATTCGCAGGCTCAAGCCCGAGGAAATGACCCCGATGCAAGCGCTGCAGCGCCTCATGGACCTGAAGGAAAATTACGGGAAATAG
- a CDS encoding Rpn family recombination-promoting nuclease/putative transposase: protein MEKEKKASKRKHDSFFKYIYSIPQNTKALLQLAQRRTPALRKMLSNVNMESLEPIPESFSTVGERGEADLAFKAKSLKGGPDAFVGILLEHKSVRENDTLSQIYHYVFEVMVNKSNSDFKWLPTKAIIIYNGKSHWNPVEEFKKKGYEQFNGKDLPFECVMVSLANILDSDCSGSNNPVAAIGLLVMKHAYDPDGLKSAGKIIKELLDKLDNNARATLVKKIELYLKWYVDKTLIKEMIMAFRSIGERMGFVSIADAERKAKAAGLRKGMKKGLEEGLKKGIEEGIEKGIKKGIEKGIEKGRKNSEKMFKLWVQRVSKKLNVPEKDLLALKP from the coding sequence ATGGAAAAAGAAAAAAAAGCGTCAAAACGTAAGCACGATTCCTTCTTTAAATACATCTACTCCATTCCACAAAACACAAAAGCACTTTTACAACTCGCTCAACGCCGGACTCCAGCACTCCGCAAAATGCTTTCGAACGTCAATATGGAAAGCCTCGAACCCATTCCTGAAAGTTTCAGCACCGTTGGCGAACGAGGCGAAGCCGATCTCGCCTTCAAAGCAAAGTCGCTTAAAGGAGGGCCAGACGCATTCGTTGGCATATTACTCGAACACAAGTCTGTCAGAGAAAACGACACGCTCTCGCAAATTTATCACTATGTTTTTGAAGTGATGGTGAACAAAAGTAATTCCGACTTCAAATGGCTCCCGACAAAAGCAATTATCATCTACAACGGAAAATCTCACTGGAACCCCGTTGAAGAATTCAAGAAAAAAGGGTATGAACAATTCAACGGAAAAGATCTTCCATTTGAATGCGTCATGGTAAGCCTTGCAAACATTCTTGATTCTGATTGCAGCGGTTCGAACAATCCTGTAGCAGCCATCGGGCTTCTTGTGATGAAACACGCCTACGATCCTGATGGACTCAAGAGCGCCGGCAAAATTATCAAGGAATTGCTCGACAAACTGGACAACAACGCGAGGGCTACTCTCGTCAAAAAAATTGAATTATATTTGAAGTGGTATGTTGATAAAACTTTAATCAAGGAGATGATTATGGCATTCAGAAGCATTGGAGAACGCATGGGCTTTGTCAGCATCGCCGATGCAGAAAGAAAAGCCAAAGCGGCGGGTCTCCGGAAAGGTATGAAAAAAGGACTTGAAGAGGGGCTCAAAAAAGGAATCGAAGAAGGAATCGAAAAAGGGATCAAAAAAGGGATTGAAAAAGGAATTGAAAAAGGTCGCAAAAATAGCGAGAAGATGTTTAAGCTTTGGGTTCAGAGAGTGTCAAAAAAGCTGAATGTTCCCGAAAAAGATCTTCTTGCATTGAAACCATAA